One stretch of Bacteroidota bacterium DNA includes these proteins:
- the ggt gene encoding gamma-glutamyltransferase — protein MKKIVSSLLILILFVSAFLQPASRKPVKAKNGMVVSADPLASKAGMEILKRGGNAIDAAVAVGFALAVTYPAAGNIGGGGFMNIRFADGRCYAIDYREKAPGAASRDMYLDKEGNFISEKSTLGHLAAGVPGAVAGMLTGLEKYGTMNRKQVISPAYELAAKGFPLLGELAEDLNWGKKDFEKFSGSKKYFVNPSGAYKEGELWKQADLGKTLKRIIEKGRDGFYKGETADLIVAEMKRGGGLISHTDLENYQAAIRVPLKGTYRGYEIISQPPVSSGGTALLQLLNILEGYDLKSYGHNSAKTIHRYIEAMRRVYADRAEHLGDPDFYKVPVEWLISKQYADERRATIDTVNASESKSISHGKAPLHESEQTTHYSVVDKWGNCVSVTTTLNGGFGCSVAVDGAGFILNNEMDDFSAKPGVPNIYGAIGNIANEIQPNKRMLSSMTPTIVVKDGKPFMVIGTPGGTTIITTVMQVICNVIDFEMNIQQAIDAPRIHHQWSPDETYYERRGLSSDTVEKLEAMGHHMKERRGTSGLAEGIIIDNAKGMLYGATDPRGYGQAIGY, from the coding sequence AAAAATTGTTTCTTCGTTATTGATCCTCATCCTCTTTGTTTCAGCTTTCCTTCAACCTGCATCCCGAAAACCGGTGAAAGCAAAAAACGGCATGGTCGTTTCAGCTGATCCGCTCGCATCCAAGGCCGGAATGGAAATTCTGAAGCGAGGAGGTAACGCCATTGATGCCGCAGTTGCCGTTGGATTCGCTCTTGCCGTCACGTATCCGGCTGCTGGAAATATCGGCGGCGGCGGATTTATGAACATCCGTTTTGCCGATGGACGATGTTACGCTATCGACTATCGGGAAAAAGCGCCGGGAGCCGCAAGCCGCGACATGTATTTGGATAAAGAGGGAAATTTTATTTCTGAAAAAAGTACGTTGGGACATTTAGCGGCAGGGGTTCCGGGTGCTGTTGCCGGAATGTTAACGGGATTAGAAAAATATGGAACTATGAATCGCAAACAGGTAATTTCTCCGGCATATGAACTCGCCGCCAAAGGATTTCCTCTTCTCGGCGAGTTGGCAGAAGATCTCAATTGGGGGAAAAAAGATTTCGAAAAATTTTCGGGAAGCAAAAAATATTTTGTCAACCCTTCCGGCGCATACAAAGAGGGTGAACTATGGAAGCAAGCAGACCTTGGGAAAACCCTCAAACGAATTATTGAAAAGGGACGTGATGGATTTTACAAAGGAGAAACAGCAGATCTTATCGTTGCAGAAATGAAACGAGGAGGCGGATTAATCTCTCACACCGATCTTGAAAATTACCAAGCGGCGATTCGAGTTCCATTAAAGGGAACATACCGCGGATATGAGATCATTTCCCAACCGCCGGTCAGTTCCGGAGGAACGGCACTGCTGCAACTGTTGAATATTCTGGAAGGATACGATTTAAAATCGTATGGCCATAATTCCGCAAAGACTATTCACCGTTATATCGAAGCAATGAGACGCGTCTATGCTGATCGCGCAGAACATTTAGGAGATCCCGACTTTTATAAAGTCCCTGTCGAATGGCTTATATCAAAACAATACGCAGATGAACGCCGCGCAACCATCGATACAGTGAACGCCAGTGAAAGTAAAAGCATCTCACACGGAAAAGCGCCACTCCACGAAAGTGAACAGACAACGCATTATTCCGTAGTTGACAAATGGGGAAATTGTGTAAGCGTTACCACCACACTCAACGGAGGATTCGGATGTTCCGTTGCTGTGGATGGCGCCGGTTTTATATTGAACAATGAAATGGATGATTTTTCCGCAAAGCCGGGAGTTCCCAATATTTACGGTGCAATAGGAAATATTGCGAACGAAATCCAACCGAACAAACGAATGCTCTCGTCCATGACACCGACAATCGTTGTGAAAGATGGAAAACCATTTATGGTCATCGGCACTCCTGGCGGAACAACCATTATCACCACCGTGATGCAGGTGATCTGTAATGTAATCGATTTTGAAATGAATATTCAACAAGCAATAGATGCTCCTCGGATTCATCATCAATGGTCGCCGGATGAAACATATTACGAACGGCGCGGACTTTCTTCCGACACTGTGGAGAAACTTGAAGCAATGGGGCACCATATGAAAGAACGACGCGGGACAAGCGGACTTGCCGAAGGGATCATTATCGACAATGCAAAAGGGATGTTATATGGCGCTACAGATCCTAGGGGATACGGTCAAGCAATTGGGTATTAA